The Sporolituus thermophilus DSM 23256 nucleotide sequence TCGGCGTCGCGGCGCGGGCTTCGGGCGTCAATGTCGATATGCGGCGCGATTTTCCCTATGCCTGCTATGGCAAGCTCAATTTTAAAGTCCCGACATATCCCCAGGGCGACGTGGCCGCCCGCATCTGGGTGCGGGCCGATGAAATCCGCCAGACGGCCAGCATCATCCGCCAGGTTTTGGACGGCATGCCGCCGCGGCAGGGAGCGCTAAAGGCCGCCTTGCCGCCATTGCCGCCGTATCATGCCGCGCTGGGCTGGAGCGAGTCCCCCCGGGGAGGCAACCTGCACTGGCTGATGGTCGGGGAAGATAGCCGGATCTACCGTTATTTTGTCCGCTCGGCTTCGTACCCCAACTGGCCGGCGGTCGCCCTAGCCGCGCCGGGGAACATTATTCCGGACTTTCCGTTAATTAATAAAAGCTTTGAACTCTGCTACGCCTGCATTGACCGTTAGGAGGGTAGCCCCATGCTGAATATTTTACGCAAAATTATCTATACCGGCACGGTAACTGAAAACTGGGATGAGGCGCCTGTTCCGGCGAGGTTTCGCGGTGAAGTGGCGGTGGATACGGACCGGTGCGGACGGTGCGGTCACTGTGCCGCCGTTTGTCCAACCGGAGCCATTCGCCTGACGCAAGCGGCTTTAGCGGTGCGGCATGAAGCCTGCATCTTTTGCGGGCGCTGTGTGGATGCCTGCGAACAGGCCGCCCTGCGGCACATGGCAAACGGCAACCTGGCTGTCTTTAGCGCCGCTACCGGCATTGCCGGGGCCGGCCAGGCGCTGCGGGCCAAAATCCGCCGCGTCCTTGGCCGGTCGCTGGCTATCCGCCACGTCGATGTCGGGTCCTGCAACGCCTGTGACTGGGAAATGGTCGCCCTTACAAATCCGCTTTATGACTTGCAGCAATACGGTATAGATTTTGTGGCCTCGCCCCGGCATGCCGACATGTTGATGGTTACCGGCGTGGTGACGCGCAATCTTACGCAGGCGCTCTTAATGACTTACGAGGCGACGCCGGCGCCCAAACTGGTTATGGCGGTAGGCAGCTGCGCCGCCGGCGGGCAGACTTTTGGCCAAAGTTATGCTATCCGCGGCGGTGTCGATGCGCTGGTGCCGGTTGATATTTACGTGCCCGGTTGTCCGCCGCGGCCGCAGGCGCTGCTCCACGGTTTGCTGCTGGCCTTGGACCGGCTGTAAGGCAAAAAAATTTATGACGACTCTTTTGAACCGCAGAGCACGCGGAAAGTGAGATATTCATCGCGCCAGAGATGATTATCTCTCCGTGAACTCTGTGGTTTTTTGTTAATATTGAACATATTTAACATATTTTTAGATGCCGTTTTTCCTCAAGGATAAAAGTATTTTTCCAACTTTTGGTGAATATATTTTGATATACAACTTTAGCCGCACCCATGACAAAACCAGCATAGCGGGAGGCGAATTATGACGTTACTGGAACAAATATTGGCGGTAAACCAATCTTTTGTTCAAAACGTATCGGAAGAATTTAAACAAACGGCGCCCAAGGTTGGCAAGTTTCCGAAAAAGAAATTGGCCATATTTACCTGCATGGATACGCGGCTTGTTGATTTTTTAGAACCGGCGCTTGGCATCAAAAGGGAGGAAGCGGTAGTTATCAAAAACGCCGGCAATTCTATTACCGGCAGCTTTGAGGCTACAATCAGAAGCCTTGTAATCGCCATCTTTGAACTTGATATTAAGGAGATCATGGTAATAGGCCATGAAGATTGCGGTGTTGCTCATTCTACTTCGCAGGCAATTATCGAAAAAATGTTGCGCAGGGGCATATCACATGACGCAATTAAGATGGTGAAGGAGGATTTCGAGCTATGGCTGGATAATTTCCACCGCCCCCACGAGAACGTAAAGCAAGTAGTTGAAAGAATAAAAAACAACCCGTTGATTCCGCCCGATATTCCTGTGCATGGCCTGCTTTTTGAGCCGAATACCGGGGAATTATCCGTACTGGTCAATGGCTATGAGCGCTGAACTGAAAATGTTGCGGTCTTTTAGCCGCAGAGGACGCGAAGGGCGCGATATTCATCGTGCCAGGGATAATTATCTCTCTGTTCCTCTGTGGTTTATTGTTGTCACAAGGGTGGTTATTGCATGGGGACTTTTTTTTAGGTTGACCCCACAAAGCAGGAATTAATCTTTTTGCATATAAATACATAAATAATGAATGCTTTATCAGGCTGTCACGAGAGGGGATAGACAAAATGAAAATCAAACGGGTGGATGTGACGATAAGTACGAACAAAATGCAAGAATCGAAGGAGTTTTACCAAAAATATTTTAATTTCAAGCTGGTTTACGAATCGCCATGGTATATTGAGCTGGTATCGCCCCAGATGCCAACTACCGGGATCAGTTTTACCCTGCCGCAGCGGGAAGCAGGCGAGTTTTTTAGCGGCAAGGGGATTATTATTTCTTATGAAGTGGATGATGTCGATGCCGAGTATCGCCGGTTGAAAGACGCAGGGCTGGACATTCGCCAGGAAGTGCAGGATAAGCCGTGGGGCGAGCGCAGTTTTGTCGTCGACGACCCGAACGGGGTGCATCTGTATATTTATCAGACGATTGAGCCGACGCCGGAGTACAAGGCGTTGTATGAGGCATTTAAGACGGAATAACCGTGCTAAGTCTTGCCGCTGCGATTCAATTTAATATCGACAGCACTTTCAGGACAATAATCGGTAAGCATAACGCGCTTCTATTGTAATTGCTGGTGCCCTATGCTATAATAGGCGTGACAATTGGATAAGACAGTTCGCAACCCCATCCTGTCTATAAACAAAACTAGGGACTGGCTGCAATGGTGTAATGCAGCATGTTTAGGGGCGTAAGCCCTTTTTTTGTTGCCCTAATATCCGCAAGGGAAAAATAAGTAAGCCTTAATAAAAGGAGGTAATTTTATGGCGGGAAGAAATGAACGCGAACTAAGCGGCGTGACGCTGCTTGGCAGTCAGGAGACGACGTACAAATACCAGTATGACCCTTCCATTCTTGAAGCGTTCGTAAATAAGCATCCCGAAAATGATTATTTTGTTAAGTTCAACTGTCCGGAATTTACCAGTATCTGCCCCAAGACGGGTCAGCCCGATTTCGCCACTATTTACATTTCCTATGTGCCGGACAAACTGCTGGTGGAAAGCAAATCGTTAAAACTCTACCTGATGAGCTTTCGCAATCATGGCGATTTCCACGAGGACTGCGTCAATATTATTATGAAAGACCTGATCCGCCTGCTTGATCCCAAGTACATCGAGGTGTGGGGCAAGTTCACGCCCCGCGGTGGCATCTCCATCGATCCGTACTGCAACTATGGCAAGCCGGGCACCAAATGGGAGCAGGTGGCGGAAAAACGCCTGTTTTACCATGATATGTATCCGGAAAAAGTGGACAACCGTTGATATGATAAAAAACCAAAAAGGCCCCTTCGGCTTAGCCGGAGGGGCCTCGGCATGTGTGCGCTCATAATATTTTCATGCGGCGCAGCCGGTCGTGGACTTTCTCAAACAGCAGGCCCACGCCAAACCAGACGGGGGCGTAGTCCAGGCGGATAAGCCCGTCTATCTGCCAGCGGGCATGGGAATAGTCCCAGGGGCTGACGCCGGTCAGGAAGCGGAGCAGCCAGCCGCTGGCGTATTCCACGGCGAAGAACAGCACCATCCATACCAGGCCGCGCAAAGTAATTGGCCAGGCGCGGATGCGGTCATGGACCGGTTCAAACAGCACCGCCAGCCCATAGATGGGAAACATCCACAGATAGGTTTTGGCCGTTAGGCGGACATCGCCGGACAGGAGCGAGCCCAGTCCGGTCCACAAAACTTCCAGGCACCACCCCAGGGCGCCGTACACGAAAAACCTGTACATGGCCCTAGTGTGTGCCGGAAAGAGGCGCGCTATGTTATGCTGCCTTCTGGCAATTTTAAGCAACGATCACGCTGCCCGACCACTTACCGCATTTATCGCCCCAAATGGCGATGGTCTGTTTGTTCATCATTACCTTCACGACTTCGCACATATTGGCGCAGCCGTTGCAGATGAAACTGGTAGGGGCAAACTCCACTTTCAGGGCGGCTGCGCCCCGGTAGGCCGTGGGCCGGCCGGTGGCGGCAATATGCTCGCGGGCCAGGATGGCGGCGCCGATGGCGCCCATTACGTTGTAATATTTCGGAATAATGATGGGGTGGCCCATTTCCTGCTCGAAGGCGGCGACAATGCCCTTGTTGGCGGCCACGCCGCCCTGAAAGACGTAGGGTGGCTCAAGGTCGCGGCCGCGCCCCAGATTGTTGATGTAATTGCGGACCAGAGCTTCACACAGGCCGCGGACAATCTCCGACTTGGAAAAGCCGTACTGCTGCTTGGCAATCATGTCCGATTCGGCGAAAACGGTGCAACGGCCGGCGATGCGCACGCTTTTGGTTGCTCTTAGCGCCAGGTCGCCGAACTCGCTGATGGGGATCTTCAGCCGCTCGGCCTGGTGGTCGAGGAAGGAACCGGTACCGGCGGCGCAGATAGTGTTCATGGCAAAATCAACTACCATCTGGTTGCGGATAATAATAATTTTTGAGTCTTGTCCGCCGATTTCAAAAATGGTGCGCACCTCAGGATGGTAGGTTACGGTGGCCGTAGCATGGGCGGTTATTTCGTTTTTGACAATATCGGCGCCCAGCAGGAGGCCGGCGAGCTGACGGCCGCTGCCGGTAGTGCCGACGCCGCCGATACGATAGTCGCCGGCTGATTTCATCATTAGCGACAACGCTTCTTTGAGCGATAGCAGCGGCTGGCCTTCGGTACGGGTATAAGACGAGTATACTACTTCATTGTCGGCATCTATCAGTACCACATTAATGCTGACAGAGCCGACGTCAACGCCGAGAAATACCTCTTTGCTCACCATATTCCCTCCCTAGGATGGTTTTGCGCTGCCGGCACGCAGTTTTTTGGTATTACGAACCAGGTCAATAAAGGCTTCAATGCGCGTATGGTTATTAGCCAGGCCGCGCTGTTCATCCAGGGCGATGGACAGGATGGGGATGCCCAGGTCTTTGGAAACGCGGGGGATGATGCTCTGCGTTACCAATTCCGGCAGGCAGGCGAAGGGCATGAGATGAATAATGCCATCGGCACCCTGTTCCCGGAAAGCGATCATGTGGGCGATGTTTTCCTTGTCGTGGCCGCCGAGACCAATTTTGAGGTATGGCGTGGCCCGGTCGAGAATGGAGTAGACGTAAGAAGTTCTCCACGGAATGAAATGCAGCTTATGGTCCAGCCAGTGGGATACATACTGTGAGTTAAGCACCTCCACGCCCAGCGCGGCGAGAAACTCCTCGAGTTCCATATTGGCATGGCCTTCCATGGCCACATAGATTTCACCGACGATACCGATGC carries:
- a CDS encoding putative ABC transporter permease, with product MYRFFVYGALGWCLEVLWTGLGSLLSGDVRLTAKTYLWMFPIYGLAVLFEPVHDRIRAWPITLRGLVWMVLFFAVEYASGWLLRFLTGVSPWDYSHARWQIDGLIRLDYAPVWFGVGLLFEKVHDRLRRMKIL
- a CDS encoding VOC family protein, whose amino-acid sequence is MKIKRVDVTISTNKMQESKEFYQKYFNFKLVYESPWYIELVSPQMPTTGISFTLPQREAGEFFSGKGIIISYEVDDVDAEYRRLKDAGLDIRQEVQDKPWGERSFVVDDPNGVHLYIYQTIEPTPEYKALYEAFKTE
- a CDS encoding acyl-CoA dehydratase activase is translated as MVSKEVFLGVDVGSVSINVVLIDADNEVVYSSYTRTEGQPLLSLKEALSLMMKSAGDYRIGGVGTTGSGRQLAGLLLGADIVKNEITAHATATVTYHPEVRTIFEIGGQDSKIIIIRNQMVVDFAMNTICAAGTGSFLDHQAERLKIPISEFGDLALRATKSVRIAGRCTVFAESDMIAKQQYGFSKSEIVRGLCEALVRNYINNLGRGRDLEPPYVFQGGVAANKGIVAAFEQEMGHPIIIPKYYNVMGAIGAAILAREHIAATGRPTAYRGAAALKVEFAPTSFICNGCANMCEVVKVMMNKQTIAIWGDKCGKWSGSVIVA
- a CDS encoding beta-class carbonic anhydrase, whose translation is MTLLEQILAVNQSFVQNVSEEFKQTAPKVGKFPKKKLAIFTCMDTRLVDFLEPALGIKREEAVVIKNAGNSITGSFEATIRSLVIAIFELDIKEIMVIGHEDCGVAHSTSQAIIEKMLRRGISHDAIKMVKEDFELWLDNFHRPHENVKQVVERIKNNPLIPPDIPVHGLLFEPNTGELSVLVNGYER
- the queF gene encoding preQ(1) synthase, with protein sequence MAGRNERELSGVTLLGSQETTYKYQYDPSILEAFVNKHPENDYFVKFNCPEFTSICPKTGQPDFATIYISYVPDKLLVESKSLKLYLMSFRNHGDFHEDCVNIIMKDLIRLLDPKYIEVWGKFTPRGGISIDPYCNYGKPGTKWEQVAEKRLFYHDMYPEKVDNR
- the nuoB gene encoding NADH-quinone oxidoreductase subunit NuoB, with product MLNILRKIIYTGTVTENWDEAPVPARFRGEVAVDTDRCGRCGHCAAVCPTGAIRLTQAALAVRHEACIFCGRCVDACEQAALRHMANGNLAVFSAATGIAGAGQALRAKIRRVLGRSLAIRHVDVGSCNACDWEMVALTNPLYDLQQYGIDFVASPRHADMLMVTGVVTRNLTQALLMTYEATPAPKLVMAVGSCAAGGQTFGQSYAIRGGVDALVPVDIYVPGCPPRPQALLHGLLLALDRL